Sequence from the Bremerella volcania genome:
GCAGGCGAATACGATGAACTGGCCAGCGGCATCACGCGCCCCAAGCTTTCGATGCTGGACAACGCGGCGCAGAGCGTCGGCTATCAGGCCGCGGCCCTCTTAGACCGCATCATGCATGGCCAGGCCGACGGAAGTGAACTGGTGACGATCTCTCCCACGAACGTCATTTCCGAGCAGTCCACCGACTGGACGGTGCTGCCGGATGATCGCCTGGTGGCGGCGCTCCGCTTCGTCCGCGACAACTTTCATCGACCGATTCAAGTGGCCGACCTGGCCGAACAGGCCGGCACTTCGCGGCGGCTATTGGAACAACTGTTCGATCGCTACCTCGACGTCTCACCCAGCAAGCAGATCACGATCGTACGGCTGGACATGGCGAAGCAACTGCTGGATCGTTCAGTGCTGCCGATCGCGGAAATCGCTTCGCGCTGCGGTTTTGATTCGCCCGAAGTGATGAGCCGGGCATTTCGCCGCGAACTCAACATGTCTCCCAGCGATTATCGTCGCAGCAGGCGATCGTCATGAGCCCAGGCCGCGGCAATCAATCGATTCACGACTGGCTGCAGCGATCGAGCCCCTGGGTGGCGATCGCGTTTGCCTCGGTTACGTCGTTTGCCGTCTACTTCTGCATGTACGCGTTTCGCAAGCCGCTGGCCGTCGCCACTTACCAGGGATACGAGTTTGGCGACACCGAGATTCAACTGAAGACGGCGCTGGTGCTCAGCCAACTGTTTGGTTACGTCGTTTCAAAGTACATCGGCGTGAAGTTTTGTTCGCAGCTGAAGCGCGAGCACCTGTTTGTCGCGACGATCAGCCTGATTGTGTTCGCGGAACTGGCGCTGCTGGGCTTCGCGATTCTGCCGCAAAACTGGAAAGTGCTGGCGATCTTCTGCAATGGGCTTCCGCTGGGCATGGTCTGGGGGCTGGCCATGCGCTATCTGGAAGGGCGCCGGGCAACCGAACTTCTGGTCGCCACGCTAAGCTGCTCGTACATCGTCGCCACCGGCTTCGTCAAAGATGCCGGCCGCTGGATGATGGACTACGTGGCGGTCGACCCGTTCTGGATGCCCTTTTGTGTGGGGCTTTTGTTTCTGCCTCCGCTGCTCCTTTCGGCCTGGCTGTTGGATGCCTTGCCGAGACCGACGGCCCAAGACCTGGCCGAACGGAGCGAACGCAGCGCGATGTCGTCCCGCGATCAGTGGGTGTTTCTCGCACATTTCTCAATCGGGCTGGTCCTGTTGAGCTTTGTGTACGTGCTGCTGACCGCGTTTCGCGACTTTCGAGATAACTACGCGATTGAGATCCTCAAAGAGCTGGATCTCGCGCAGATCCCTGGCATCTTCACGCAGATCGAGTTCGTCAGCGCGATCGTTATCACGGTGACGCTCGGGGCGTTGAGCCTGTTTCGGCACAATCGCCACGCGCTGCTGGCGACCTTCTCGATCATGCTGGTCGGCTCGGCACTACTGGGAATCAGCACGCTTTGTCTGCAAGCCAAGTGGATAAACGGACTGACGTGGATGATCCTGGTCGGTCTGGGGGCCTATCTGGCGTACGTCCCTTACACGGTCGTGTTCGATCGAATCTTCGCCGCGACCAGGGCAACCGGAACTTCCGTCTTCGCGATCTACCTGATCGACTCGCTGGGGTACACCGGTTCGGCCGTCATTCAGCTTTACAAGGACCTTTGGGAAGCGGAGCAGTCGCGGCTGACCTTCTTTTTGAACTTCTCATTGGCCATGTCGGTGATCGGATTTGGTTCGCTACTGATTGGCGGATGGTATTTCATTCGCGAAGAACGCTTGGCGCGAGAGCGACTGACGCACGAGCCAGCTTCGCAGGAACCCTTCCCGGAAACCGATCCTTCTTGAGGAAAATCGTAGTAGGGAATCTCGCTGCCAACCGCTAGACTGATGACAGGAAACGCTTCTCTGAACTCTGGCCAGGTGTGCTATGGACTACTACGAACACTTCCGCATTGCGCCGGGCAGTAAGCTCGACCTCGATAAGTTTGATCCTGTCTGCAAAGACCTCCACGACGATCGCGACCTGGCGGAAACCGAAATGCTACGGCTGCGCGACCGACTTCGCCAGCTGCAATATTCGCTGTATGCCGAACGGAAGCGATCGGTACTGATCTGCCTGCAAGGACGTGACGCAGCCGGTAAGGACGGCACGATTCGGCACGTCTTTCGCGCGATGAATCCGCAAGGGTGCCGCGTGTTCAGTTTCAAAGTGCCCAGCAAGGTCGAAGCGGAGCACGACTTTCTCTGGCGGCATCACCTGGTCACGCCACAGCTCGGACACATCGCCGTCTTCAATCGTTCGCACTACGAGGAAGTCCTCGTCCAGCGCGTGCATAACATGGTGCCCAAAGAAGTCTGGAAACGGCGCTACGACGAAATCAACAACTTCGAGCGAATGCTCGCCAACAATGGCACCCACATCTTGAAGTTCTATCTGCACATCGACCCGGAAGAACAACTCGAGCGTTTCAAGAAGCGCCTCGATTCGCCCCACAAGCATTGGAAGATCAGCGACGCCGATTACGCGGAACGCCCCTTCTGGGACGACTACACCGATGCCTACGAAGATGCCTTGTCCAAATGCAGCACCGACTATGCTCCTTGGTTTGCGATCCCCTCGAATCGTAAGTGGTTTCGTAGTTACGTCGTCCTAAAAATCCTGATCGCGGCGTTCGAGTCGTTCAACATGAGCTTCCCTGAAACCAGCGTCGATCTGGACGAGATCCGCCGGCTTTATCACCAGGAAAAGAAAAAGGAGAACGGCTCGTAGTGGGGCGGCGGGAACACGCTTTCCAAGCTTTTCGTGACTTTTTCCGGGACGTTTTCTATACTGAAGGCATCTCCCCTACTCCTACCTACCACCCCCTGGCAGGTCTCATGTGCGCGGTCCCCTACCCTAACCTTATCCGCTCGATCAGTCCCTGGTTCCTTTTGCTTCTGCTGGCACCGCCGTTGTTGGCTGGTGATCAGGAAGGGGAATCGCTGTTCGTGCGCCGCATTGCGCCCCTGATGGCCGAGAAGTGCCTGGCATGTCACGGGCAAAACGAAGACGAGATCGAAGGGGGGCTCGATATGCGGTCGCTGGCCGCGCTACATGCGGGAGGCGATAGCGGCGAGGCGAGTATCGTCGCCGGCAAGCCGGAAGAAAGCCCGCTGATGCTTGCCATTGGCCGCGATGACTTCAGCTGGTCGGCCATGCCGCCGAAGGAAGCCGAAAAATTGACGGCCGAGCAGATCGGCTGGTTCCGACGCTGGATCGCCCTGGGAGCCCCTTGGCCCGACGAAGCCAGGGCAGCAGAAATCAACGCCCAGTATGCCGACAAGTGGTCGGCCGAAGACGGCATCACGGTCGAAACGGTCGGAGCCCTTTCCCAGGAATGGGCTAACCGCAAATACAAACCGGAAGCCCTGTGGGCCTACCAGCCGGTCCGCAAGCCGAACGTGCCGGACGTCGGGGCCGCTCATCCGATCGATGCGTTCCTGTTGGCGAAGATGCCCGAGGGCCTGAAAGGTGCGCCTCCGGTCGATCGGCGGACGCTCATCCGCCGGGCCACGTTCGACCTGATCGGTCTGCCCCCCAGCCCGCAGGAGATCGAAGCGTTCGTCAGCGATCCTTCGTCCGACGAAGTCGCGTTTACCAAGGTGATCGACCGCCTGTTGGCCTCACCCCACTATGGCGAGCGGATGGCACAGCACTGGCTGGACGTGGCCCGCTACGCCGACAGCTCTGGCTTTGCCAACGACTACGAACGGGGCAACGCGTGGCGCTATCGCGATTACGTCGTCCGCAGCTTCAACGAAGACAAGCCGTACGACCAGTTCATCCGCGAGCAGATTGCCGGAGACGAACTGAACCCGGACAACTCCGAAGCGATCGTCGCGACCGGTTTTCTGAGAATGGGACCGTGGGAATTGACCGGCATGGAAGTCGAAAAGGTCGCCCGGCAGCGTTTCCTCGACGACGTGACTAATAGCGTTGGCGAAACGTTCCTGGCCCATTCGCTGCAATGTGCGCGTTGCCACGACCATAAGTTCGATCCGGTGCCGACGCATGACTATTACGCGATTCAAGCGGTCTTCGCCACCACGCAATTGGCCGAGCGAAAAGCACCTTTCCTCGAGATCGAAAACACCGATGGCTTCGACGAAAAGAAGTACCTCCAATCGCGGCGGACGGAATACTCTCAGACCCTGAAGCAACTCGACGAAAAGCAATTGGAAGCCGCCCAGGCCTGGTATGCCGAAAACAAGATCGATCCCGCCAGGTGGAACGAGACGCTCGACAAGCAAAAGGGCAAGCAGGACTTCGGAGCCGCGCGCCAGACGTTGATGCGTCAGAAGGTTCCCGAAAGTGAAATTCCTCCCAAGCACGTTGGCTTCGCGCCGGAAGACTACGGCAACGAACGCGTGGCCCGTAAAGGCCTGCAGCGACTGAAGTGGGAAGAGGAACGTTACCAGCCGTACGCCCTGGCGGTTTACAGCGGCAAGACGCCGACGCTTAAGTCGGTATATGCTCCGCTACGTGTGCCAGCCAACCCGATGCAGTCCGGCGAACTCGAACAGACCTGCATCCTGACCGGCGGCGATCCCTTCAGCCCATCCGCGCCGGTCGAGCCTGGCATACTCAGTGTGCTGGATGAAGTCGAGCACCCGGCCATTCCCACGCACATCGAAGGACGCCGCGCGGCGTTTGCCCAGTGGGTGGCCAGCGCCGAAAACCCACTCACCACGCGCACGGTCGTCAATCGCATCTGGCTGTGGCACATGGGTCAGCCGATCGCCGGTAATCCGAACAACTTTGGTTCCACCGGCAAGCGGCCGACCCATCCGCAGTTGCTCGATTGGCTGGCCGCCACGTTCGTCGAGTCAGGCTGGTCGTTCAAAGCGATGCATCGCCAGATCATGCTTAGCGAGGCATATCGCCGGTCGTGCGAACATCCCAGCTTCGATTCGCTCGACGAGAAAGATCCCCTCGGCACCTCGTACGCCGCGTTCACCCCACGGCGACTGACCGCTTCCGAGCTGCGCGACGCAATGCTGTTTGCGACCGGCGAACTGAACCCGAAGCTGGGGGGCATACCGAACCGACCCGAGATCAACATGGAAGCCGCCATGCAGCCGCGGCAAGTGATGGGAACGTTCGCATCGGCCTGGACCCCCAATCCCCTGCCCGAGCAGCGTCAACGGCGATCGCTTTACAGCTTGAAGATTCGCGGCCTGCCCGATCCGTTCCGCGAAGTCTTCAACGCCCCAGGCCCAGACTTCTCGTGCGAGATGCGCAGCGAGTCGACCGTCACGCCGCAGGTGTTTGCCCTGTTCAACGGCAAAGCCACCTACGACCGCGCCCTGGCATTGGCCAATCGCGTGACCACAGAAGGCCACACGGGTAAGGACGCGATCGACCGCGTGTTCCAGCTGACCTTCGGGCGTTTGCCAACGGAAAGTGAACGCATCGCTTGCCAGAAGCACTGGCAAGCGATGGAGGCGATTCAAAGCGGTCGCGAACTGACCGAGGCCGAAGTACCCCTGGTCGTCCGCCGCGATGCGGTCGAAGAGAACACCGGCGAGAAGTTCTCGTTTGACGAAACCTTGCACGCCTACCAAGACTTCGTGCCTGACCTTCAGCCGCATGAGGTCGACGCGAAGACCCGAGCCCTGGCCGACGTTTGTCTGGCGATCTTGAATTCCAACGAGTTTGTCTATGTCTACTAACCCACTGCCCAAGCGACGTGAATTCCTGTATGGCCTGGGTGCCAGCCTGGGGAGCGTTGCGTTCAGCTCGCTACTAGCGGCCGAAGAAAACAAGGCCGTAGGGACCGAGCCGCGCCAAGGTCACCTGCCGGCCAAGGCCAAGAACTGCATCTTCCTGACCATGGAAGGCGGTCCGTCCCACATCGATACGTTCGATCCGAAGCCGAAGCTTGCGCAGCTGCACCTGCAGGAGTTCACCCGCAGCGGCGAGCAGAAGTCGGCGATGGAAAGTGGCAAACGCTACTACGTGCAAAGCCCCTTCCAGTTTAAGAAGGTGGGCCAGTCCGGCGCCGACATGGCCGAAAACTGGCGGCATCTGGCAGGCGTGGCCGACGAGATCTGCTTCTTCCGCGGCTGCCAGGTCGACAGCGTCAATCATCCGACCGCCATGTACCAACTCAACTGTGGCAACCGCTTCGGTGGCGACCCTGGCGTCGGAGCGTGGGTCAACTACGGACTCGGTTCCGAGAACCAAAACCTCCCAGGCTTCATCGTGCTGCCGGAAGTCAGTTATCCGCAAGGAGGCGCGGCGAACTGGAGCAACGGGTACCTTCCGGCCCAGTTCCAGGGAACGCCGCTGCGTCCGAAGGGATCGCCGATTCTCGATCTCTTCCCGCCCGAGGGGATCACGGCCGAGCATCAGCGAAAGAACCTCGACCTGATCGCTCAGCTCAACCAGCAGCATCAGAAGCGGCATTCCTACCACGACGAGCTGGGTGCCCGGATGGAAAGCTACGAGCTGGCCTTCCGCATGCAGATGCAGGTACCCGGCGTGCTGGACCTGAAGCAGGAACCCCAGGAAACGCTCGACCTGTACGGCGTCGGCAAGGAGCCCACCGATTCGTTCGGCCGCAAGTGCCTGTTGGCTAGAAAGCTCGTCCAGCAAGGCGTGCGATTCGTGCAGCTGTATCACGGCTCGTGGGACAGTCACGACTACATCGAGCGGGCCCACGGTAACCTGGTGCACGCCGTCGATCAGCCCATCGCCGCGCTGATCGCCGATTTGAAACGCACCGGGCTACTGGATGAGACCCTGATCGTCTGGTGCGGCGAATTCGGCCGCACGCCTGACAATGGCGTCCGCGGCGGCACCGCCTACGGCCGCGATCACAACCCGCACGCAATGACCTACTGGCTGGCCGGCGGCGGCGTGAACGCCGGACACACGATCGGCGCGACCGACGAAACCGGCATGCAGGCCGTCGAGAACGTCGCCCATATCCGCGACTTCCACGTGACCCTTTTGCGTTTGCTAGGCCTCGACGACAACAAGCTGACCTATTACCACGCCGGGCGGTTCAAGCAGCTGAGCCAATTCGGTGGGAAGGTGATTCCAGAGCTGATTGCTTAAACCTCCACCAACCGTTCAGCCGAATCCCCAAACGCGTCCAGCTGCACGCCGAACTTGTCCAGCAGCGACAAGTACAAGCTGCACATCTTGCGGTTCGGCTGGTCGAGGTAGTCGAGTGTTCGCCCGGTTTCGAGTTTGCCGCCTGCTTTGCCCAGCAGCACGACCGGCAGCTTGGTCGCATCGTGGCTGCCGGTGAGCATGCTTGAGCAGAACAGGATCAGCGAGTTGTCGAGTGTCGTTCGCTCCCCTTCCTGGCTGGCATCGAGTTTCTTGGCCACATAGGCGACCTGCTTGAGGAAGAACTGGTTGACCTTCAGCCAGTCGTCCGATTCCTGGTGCGACAGCAGGTGATGGATCATGTAGTCGATCCCCAGGTTCGAGAACCGCAGCGACGAGTGATCGTTGTTCAGCTTCAAGGTGCAAACGCGGGTCGCATCGGTTTGAAAAGCGAGCACCATGACGTCGCACATCAGCCGCATGTGTTCGGCGATATCCTGCGGGATGCCATCGGCCGGGCGGGCCATGTTGGGCTTATCCAGCGACGGCTTCCACCCTTGCATTTCGCCCCGCTTGCCAGCCCTTTCGATCCGCTGCTCGACGTCGCGGACCGAGTCCAGGTACTCGTCGAGCTTTCGCCGATCGGAATCGCTGATGCTGCGGCGCAGGTCTTTCGCGTCTTCCAAAATCGCATCGAGCACGCTCTTGTCTTCGCGTCTGGCTCCTTCCTGAAAGAGCCGGTCGAACGCGAGCGCCGGGTAAAGCTCGAGCGGGGTCGGCGTCGTCGGCGAACTCCATGAAATGTGCGAGCTGTACAGCATCGAGTAATTCTTGTGCACCGACGGGTTCGACTTCTCGCACCCCAGCACCAGGCTCGGGACCTTCGTGGCGTGGCTGTTATGCTGGGCGATGATCTGATCGATGCTGGTGCCGGAGCGGATTTCGCCCCCGGACGAAAGGGCTGCGCCGGAAAGCAGGTTGCCGGTCTGCGAGCTATGGATGTTTCCTTTCAAGGCCTCGGCGTTGTACAGTCCGCGAATGAATACCATCTTCTCGCGGTGCTCGGCCAGTGGAGCCAGCACCTGGCCGGTCTCCATCTCGGCGCCATTGCCCTTGGCCCAGAAGTGATCTTTATGGAACCCATTGCCAGAGAACATCACGCCAAACCGCAGCGGCGCTTCGCTGGCCTTGGCATTTGCGGCATCGGCCCAGACAGGAATCGATTCCATCCACGGCAAGGCCATGCTTACGCCCAGCCCGCGAAGCAGCGTACGTCGTGTGAAGCGTCGTCTCATGCTTGATCTCCTAAAAGCCGTTTCTACTCGATGCCGACGAACTCGCGGCCGCGAATCTGACGGAACTGAGGGCTCAATATAATTTTCTCAATCGCCACGTGAACGTGAAAGTCGTGTTCCGTGAGTGTCACGTAAATGTCATCCAATAGCGGCTGGTCTGAAAGTTGGACCGAACGACCGAGGGCATAGCCCAGCAGCTTGCGGCAGAACTGGCGCACGAACGTCTCGCGCCGCACGCCTGCCAGGTAGTCGCGAATGCCGTCGAGGCCCTCGACGTCGGTCCCATCCATCAAGGTCGACTTCACGTCGATCGGCAGGCCATGGGCGTCTTTACTACGGAGCGTGCCGATCGTATCGAACTGTTCCAGGGCAAACCCGTACGGATCGATTCGCTTGTGGCACTTCGCACACTCGCTGACGCTGCTGTGCATCTCGATCAGCTGCCGTTCGGTCAGCCCTGCGGGGGCGACCTCTGGCAGCACCGGCACATTGAGCGGCGGCCGCGGCAGCCGCTCGCCCAGCAGCGTTTCGGAAATCCAATTGCCACGCAGGATCGGGCTGGTGCGCGATGCCCCGGAGTTCTTCGCCAGCACGGTTGCCTGACCGAGAATCCCGCCGCGGCCATGCTGCCGAATACCGTCGACCTTGCGCCAGTGATCGCCGGTCACATTAGGAATGCCGTAATGCTCGGCGAGCGATTCATTCAAAAAGGTGTGATCCGCCTGCAGGACGTCGAGGATCGAGCGATCGTTCTGCAGCAGATCCTGCATGAACCGAACCGACTCTTCGTACATGTCGCCGCGCAGCTCGGCGAACTGCGGGTAGTGCTGCTCGCTCTTTTCGTCGAACGTGTCGAAGTCGCGAATGTGCAGCCACTGGCAAGCGAACTGAATCGACATTCGCCGCGTGCGCTGGTCCTTCAGCATCCTCCGCGTCTGGGCCAAAAGTTCATCGGGCGCTTGCAATGTGCCTGCTGCGACGGCCGTACGCAATGACTCACCCGGCGTCGAAGACCACAGGAAGTAGCTTAGCCGCGTGGCAAGCTGGAAGTCCGAGATCGGCGCCGCCACTTTCCCCGGGCCAGGCGTTTCGATGCGATAAAGAAACGCTGGCGATGCCAGAATTCTGGCTAGCGACAAGCGAAATGCCTCGTCATGCGAAAGCTGCTGGCCGCGAAGCTCGTGGTAGAGATCGCGGATCGCCTGTTCGTCGTGGTTGCTCAGCGGACGCCGATACGCTTTGGCGGCGAAGCGAACCAGCGCGTCGACATGAACCGGCTCGGTATCGATCAGCTGCTGGCGAAACGCTTCGGCTCGGCTTTTGATCGGATCGAGCAGCGGATTGAAGATCGTCGGATCGCCATCCTGCGTGGCGAACTCCAATAACTGTTCCAGCGACACCGTGATGTCGAGGGCATCGCGGCTGACGTATCGCAGCTCTCGCCACAGCTGATCGAGCCGGGCCTGCTCCTGGCTATCGAGCATTAACCGAGCCAGCTCTTGATCTTCGCGATGGAAAAGGACCAGCGTCACTACTTCGTCCACCGGGACAATCTGCGGGTAGCATACGATCGCCGGGAAGTAGTGCCGAAAGTCGTCGCAGATGCTCTTCAAGCGATCGAGGTTCCGCGCGTCGCCAATCAGCGCACCATCAGGCAGAAGTCCGCTTGAAGCGTTTGAAGTGACGGCCACCTGGAAAACCCCTTGCGCCGTACTGGGCTTCGCCGTGACGACCAGTTCCGCTCCTTCGAACAACTCGCCGGGGATTTCGATCTCGCTGGCATCCAGCGCCGAGGCGTCTTCCGCCGAAGTTGTCGCCTCGACCGCATCGGCGACCAGTGGCCCATTCCAGGCAACCAGGTCGACGTACAGATAGTCGGCTTCTTCCAGCGGCTCGGTGCCGGCCGCCTTCTTGATCTTCGCGTCGATCTGCTGAGCAAGCTC
This genomic interval carries:
- a CDS encoding PSD1 and planctomycete cytochrome C domain-containing protein, whose protein sequence is MCAVPYPNLIRSISPWFLLLLLAPPLLAGDQEGESLFVRRIAPLMAEKCLACHGQNEDEIEGGLDMRSLAALHAGGDSGEASIVAGKPEESPLMLAIGRDDFSWSAMPPKEAEKLTAEQIGWFRRWIALGAPWPDEARAAEINAQYADKWSAEDGITVETVGALSQEWANRKYKPEALWAYQPVRKPNVPDVGAAHPIDAFLLAKMPEGLKGAPPVDRRTLIRRATFDLIGLPPSPQEIEAFVSDPSSDEVAFTKVIDRLLASPHYGERMAQHWLDVARYADSSGFANDYERGNAWRYRDYVVRSFNEDKPYDQFIREQIAGDELNPDNSEAIVATGFLRMGPWELTGMEVEKVARQRFLDDVTNSVGETFLAHSLQCARCHDHKFDPVPTHDYYAIQAVFATTQLAERKAPFLEIENTDGFDEKKYLQSRRTEYSQTLKQLDEKQLEAAQAWYAENKIDPARWNETLDKQKGKQDFGAARQTLMRQKVPESEIPPKHVGFAPEDYGNERVARKGLQRLKWEEERYQPYALAVYSGKTPTLKSVYAPLRVPANPMQSGELEQTCILTGGDPFSPSAPVEPGILSVLDEVEHPAIPTHIEGRRAAFAQWVASAENPLTTRTVVNRIWLWHMGQPIAGNPNNFGSTGKRPTHPQLLDWLAATFVESGWSFKAMHRQIMLSEAYRRSCEHPSFDSLDEKDPLGTSYAAFTPRRLTASELRDAMLFATGELNPKLGGIPNRPEINMEAAMQPRQVMGTFASAWTPNPLPEQRQRRSLYSLKIRGLPDPFREVFNAPGPDFSCEMRSESTVTPQVFALFNGKATYDRALALANRVTTEGHTGKDAIDRVFQLTFGRLPTESERIACQKHWQAMEAIQSGRELTEAEVPLVVRRDAVEENTGEKFSFDETLHAYQDFVPDLQPHEVDAKTRALADVCLAILNSNEFVYVY
- a CDS encoding DUF1501 domain-containing protein → MSTNPLPKRREFLYGLGASLGSVAFSSLLAAEENKAVGTEPRQGHLPAKAKNCIFLTMEGGPSHIDTFDPKPKLAQLHLQEFTRSGEQKSAMESGKRYYVQSPFQFKKVGQSGADMAENWRHLAGVADEICFFRGCQVDSVNHPTAMYQLNCGNRFGGDPGVGAWVNYGLGSENQNLPGFIVLPEVSYPQGGAANWSNGYLPAQFQGTPLRPKGSPILDLFPPEGITAEHQRKNLDLIAQLNQQHQKRHSYHDELGARMESYELAFRMQMQVPGVLDLKQEPQETLDLYGVGKEPTDSFGRKCLLARKLVQQGVRFVQLYHGSWDSHDYIERAHGNLVHAVDQPIAALIADLKRTGLLDETLIVWCGEFGRTPDNGVRGGTAYGRDHNPHAMTYWLAGGGVNAGHTIGATDETGMQAVENVAHIRDFHVTLLRLLGLDDNKLTYYHAGRFKQLSQFGGKVIPELIA
- a CDS encoding DUF1552 domain-containing protein; amino-acid sequence: MRRRFTRRTLLRGLGVSMALPWMESIPVWADAANAKASEAPLRFGVMFSGNGFHKDHFWAKGNGAEMETGQVLAPLAEHREKMVFIRGLYNAEALKGNIHSSQTGNLLSGAALSSGGEIRSGTSIDQIIAQHNSHATKVPSLVLGCEKSNPSVHKNYSMLYSSHISWSSPTTPTPLELYPALAFDRLFQEGARREDKSVLDAILEDAKDLRRSISDSDRRKLDEYLDSVRDVEQRIERAGKRGEMQGWKPSLDKPNMARPADGIPQDIAEHMRLMCDVMVLAFQTDATRVCTLKLNNDHSSLRFSNLGIDYMIHHLLSHQESDDWLKVNQFFLKQVAYVAKKLDASQEGERTTLDNSLILFCSSMLTGSHDATKLPVVLLGKAGGKLETGRTLDYLDQPNRKMCSLYLSLLDKFGVQLDAFGDSAERLVEV
- a CDS encoding polyphosphate kinase 2 family protein, giving the protein MDYYEHFRIAPGSKLDLDKFDPVCKDLHDDRDLAETEMLRLRDRLRQLQYSLYAERKRSVLICLQGRDAAGKDGTIRHVFRAMNPQGCRVFSFKVPSKVEAEHDFLWRHHLVTPQLGHIAVFNRSHYEEVLVQRVHNMVPKEVWKRRYDEINNFERMLANNGTHILKFYLHIDPEEQLERFKKRLDSPHKHWKISDADYAERPFWDDYTDAYEDALSKCSTDYAPWFAIPSNRKWFRSYVVLKILIAAFESFNMSFPETSVDLDEIRRLYHQEKKKENGS
- a CDS encoding DUF5690 family protein, with protein sequence MSPGRGNQSIHDWLQRSSPWVAIAFASVTSFAVYFCMYAFRKPLAVATYQGYEFGDTEIQLKTALVLSQLFGYVVSKYIGVKFCSQLKREHLFVATISLIVFAELALLGFAILPQNWKVLAIFCNGLPLGMVWGLAMRYLEGRRATELLVATLSCSYIVATGFVKDAGRWMMDYVAVDPFWMPFCVGLLFLPPLLLSAWLLDALPRPTAQDLAERSERSAMSSRDQWVFLAHFSIGLVLLSFVYVLLTAFRDFRDNYAIEILKELDLAQIPGIFTQIEFVSAIVITVTLGALSLFRHNRHALLATFSIMLVGSALLGISTLCLQAKWINGLTWMILVGLGAYLAYVPYTVVFDRIFAATRATGTSVFAIYLIDSLGYTGSAVIQLYKDLWEAEQSRLTFFLNFSLAMSVIGFGSLLIGGWYFIREERLARERLTHEPASQEPFPETDPS